From the Candidatus Neomarinimicrobiota bacterium genome, the window AGGAGTGCGGCCAGGATAGCTATACGCTGTCCATTATCGGCGGCAGTAAGGGGAGGCGGATGGCCCACAATCTGCTGCAGTATATACCCACCTCAATGTTTGTTGCCAAGGATGTCGATCAGAAAAAGAAATACAAACTTTTACTCTGTGTGGATGATTCAAAAGCTACCAAAAGGGCGGTTCGGTTTGGGGCAACTATCGCCGGCAATCTGGATATGCATGTTAATATACTCACTGTCTCGAAGACAACCCGTTTCGGCACCGGCTACAGTCGCGCGGCCAAGGCGGCGGCGCGCTACCTCCAGTCTAATAATGTTTCTCATGATCAGCAGTTCGTCACCGGTGATCCTGTAGAAACTTTTGTGGAATATGCGGGAGACGATCACATAATCGTAATGGGAGATTCGGGGCAGTCCGCTCTCAAGAAATTCTTCACCGGCAGTAAGCCTATAAGAACACTCGAAAAGGCAGTAGGTCCCATCCTGGTCGTCCGGTAGCTTCTTGTGGATGTCGTGGAATGGCAAGACCGGTACGGCCCGTGGGCACTGGTCACCGGCGCCTCCTCCGGTATTGGGGCTGAATTCTGTCGTCAGTTAGCCGCGAAAGGTCTCAACATTATTCTGGTTGCCCGCCGGGAAGACCGACTCAGTCAAGTGGCAGCGGAAATTGAACATAACTACGCTGTCGAGACGCTAACCGTTGTCCAGGATCTCGCGGCCGGGGACGCTACCGCACGCGTGCTGTCGAATGTTGGCGAGCGGCAGATTGGGGTGCTTGTAAACAACGCTGGTTTCGGGTTGGTGGGCAGATTTCATGAACTGGATCGCCACCGCCACTCTGAAATGGTGCGGCTCAACTGCATCGTACCGGTAGAAATAACTCAGGCATATCTGCCGCAGATGGTATCATTGGGTAGGGGCGCAATCATCTTTCTCGCCTCAACGGCCGCCTACCAGGCGACGCCCTATTTTTCTCTGTACGGCGCTACAAAAGTTTTCAATCGATTCCTAGGCGAGGCACTGTGGGAAGAGTATCGTGCCAGTGGTATCGACGTGATGGCCCTCTCGCCAGGCTATACAGATACGGAATTCCAGAAAGTTGCAGGAATGGGAGATCGATCGTACGGTGTCGGGTCGGTCACGTCTGAAGAAGTTGTCTCAACCGCATTGAATGCTCTGGGCAGGGTGCCGTCGGTTATCCACGGCAGGCAGAACCGTTTTCTCGCTTTTGTGCAGCGGTTTCTGCCACGGCGGGTCATCCTCAAGATGACAGGCTTCATCATGAGAAAGATGGAGCGCACCCGAAAATGAATTACGCAGGACTCCATTCATGGGACGTTTCCATACCTGAGGCGAAGAAGGTTCAGCAGAGTCTGAGGGAGAAACTAATCGTCGAACCGCTCACGGCGAGTATACAGTACGTCGCCGGCACCAGTGCGTGACGAAATCGATTGATGTTTATCCGGTGCTGAACTAATATTTTTGTCAAGCTGAAGAGTAAAGGAAGAATCATTCGGTGATATATTAAAGGAGTTGAGTGATATGTGTCGTTTTCTGGCTTACAAAGGTGCACCTATTCTGATGGACAAGCTTCTGTATCAGCCGCGGAACTCCCTGGTGACGCAGAGTTTCCGTGCCCGTGAACGTGAAGAACCTCTCAACGGTGACGGCTTTGGCGTCGGCTGGTACCAGCCCGAGATTGATACCTTACCGGCTGTGTTCCTATCCGTACAGCCCGCTTGGAACAATATGAATCTGCGTTACCTTGCGCCTAAAATTCAATCACCGTGTATCATCGCCCACGTGCGGGCTGCCACCCACGGCGGCGTCTCTGAAACCAACAGTCATCCCTTTCATTACGGCAATTTGCTGTGTATGCATAACGGTAGTATCGGAGGCTTCCGCGTGATCAAACGGGCGCTGCGGATGAGGCTGTCTGACGGTATCTACGACTGGATAAAAGGCGAAACCGACTCGGAACACTTCTTCGCCCTGTTCCTGGAGAAGCTTTATCAGAACGGTGATTCCCATGAGACTGACGATCTGGTACAGGCACTTTGCGAGACGATTACCGAACTGAAGGAACTTCTTAACGACCACGGAATCACGAAGCCGTCGTTCCTCAACGTGGTCATCACCGATGGTAATTCAGTTGTTGCGACCAGGTATGTCTCCGATCACAATATGGAACCTCATACACTCTACCACTCGGAGGGACGCTGTTTTGAATGCATCGATGGCGTCTGCCGCATGACCAAGGGAGATCCGCAGGATCACGCCGTGCTGGTTGTGTCGGAGAAACTTACTGACGTCAGTGAGGACTGGAACAAGGTACCGCCGAATCACTTCGTTGTTGTGGATAAGAACCTTGCCATTTCTATCCATCCTGTTGATGAGTAGTCACTGTGGGGTTGCAACAGTGAGAAGTAACCGATGAATGCTGACCCTAGACACTTTTCTCCTCGATTTGCCGGCGGAACTGAGTCTCAAGATTGAGATTCCCGGGTGATTGCGGCCGAGCCAAACTGAAGCGAAGATGAGACCATCCCACATTCTGTGCCACTACTCCGAAATCGGCCTAAAGGGAAAAAACCGGCGATTCTTTGAGGATAAGCTGAGGAACAACATAAAGAAATCGCTTCAGCGCGCGGCCCCCGATTCGTTCAGTTCAGTTCGCAGACTTCACGGCAGGATTCTCGTCAAGCTGACTCCTGAATCTGACGCTTTATGTCCCATGATGGAGACAGCCCTTCAGAACACTTTTGGACTGGCATACTTCGCTTTCGTCCGCAAATCTAAGCAGGACCTGGATGTTCTGTGCCGGGATGCACTCGAAGCTTTCGATGAACTGGAGTTTGACAGTTTCCGCATCACCGCCCGCAGAGGGGGTCAAGAGGTGCCGTTCAGCGCTAGGAAGGTCAATGAAGTTGTGGGTGCCCACATCTTGGAGCGGCTGAAAAAAAAGGTCAACCTGGGAAATCCTGACGCCACCTGTTTTATTGATATGTTTCAGGCGATGGCATTTGTTTACACTGAACGTATTGTGGCGCGAGGAGGATTGCCCGTAAGTTCAAGCGGGAAGGTGGTGGGCATGCTGTCGGGAGGCATCGATTCTCCCGTGGCGGCGTACTATGCCATGAAGCGCGGCGCGAGGGTTACGTTTGTTCATTTCCATTCGATGCCTTACACAACGCGTGCCTCCATCGATAAAGTTCATGAACTGATTCAGATTCTGAACGGTTTTCAGTATCGAGCCAAGCTTCGACTGATTGAACTTGCTCCCATTCAGAAGGAAATCATGACTGAGACGCCTGCACGTTACCGGGTCATTTTCTACAGGCGCTTCATGTTCAGGATCACCGAAGCAGTCGCGAGAAGGGAGCGGGCGCACGCTGTAGTGACTGGGGAATCGCTGGGACAGGTTGCGTCTCAGACTTTGGAGAATATGGATGTCATCGAGAGTGTGACAGCTATTCCAATCTTGAGACCGCTGATCGGAATGGACAAACAGGAGATTATCGATGTCGCTCGTGATATTGGTACTTACGAAACCTCCATTCTACCGGATCAGGACTGCTGTTCGCTCTTCGTTCCCGAGAGGCCGGCGACGAAGGCGAGACTGGCTGATGTGGCTAAAGCGGAAGAAGCCCTAGACGTGGAAGGACTTGTCAACGAAGCTCTCGACACGGCAGAGTTAGTGAACATTCCTTGATGCTGCGAGGCCATAAATGACTACGCAAAATCCCCGTAGCGCCCGGTTCACCTACTTGATGATAACGCGGAACGGCTCGAGGCAAGACCGTGCATAGCCAATGTTGACAGGACTAGAATACCACCGGCAATAGCCCACTGGCCGGGCTGCTCACCGTGGAGAAGGAATACCCAGACAGGATTCAGGATCGGTTCCAGCATGGTGAAAAGGACGGCCTGAAAAGCCTCTACGTGTTTAATCGCGCGGCTATAGAGCAGGTACGAGACGCCGAGCTGTAGAACACCCAGCGCGAGCAACAAGCCGATCTCCTCGACAGGGGGAATCTCCGATCCAAGCAAGAATGGCATTCCGACAGCCGCGGCAATGAGGTTGCCCAACAGTACCGACTCCACGGGCGACCCCCGTTTCTGTTTGCGAAGGAAGAGCGTCATCCATCCGAAACAGATCCCACTCAGAACTGCCAGAATGTTGCCCCAGAATCCGGCCGGTGAAAGTTTATCCAGGAAGAAGATGACGATGCCGGTCATGACGGAAAGAACAGCCAACCAGTCCCTCACTGACGATTTTTCGCCCAGGAACCATGGTGCGAACGCAATGACGGATAAGGGTGCGGTGTACATTAACAGAACTACGTTGGCCGCCGTCGTCAGTTTATTGGCAACCACATAGAGAATGACTGTCGCGGCATAGGTTACCGCACCGCCCCACTGATAGGGTGACCATGTAAATAGCGGTTTCCTTATTTTCATCATGATTACAAGGGCCGCGATGAGACTTCTCGCTCCCGCAATGGCGAAGGGATTCAAGTTGATGGACTTCACCAGAATCCCGCCGGTGCTCCATAACAGGGCGGTGACTACCAGAAGGGAGACAGCTTGGGGTTTTGAGATGGATGAATCTGTCATCTGTTCACACCTGAACGAGAAGGAGAATATAGTAAGGAGAATCAGGTGTGGCAAATCAGCATCATGGTTTCGTCCGCGACTGACAGCTTAAAAAGACAATGTGTTTTTGTTCCGGTTGTTAGTAAATTTAAGGGTAGCTTTTTACTTAATAGTGTTGAATAACCTATTTGACGGAGAAACCCTTTGAAGTGGAATAAGCAGAAGTTTATCAAGGAATTGCAGAAAGAGGCTTCCCGCGAAGTCGTGAAAGTCGGTGAACGGCTCTGTGACTTTACTGAAAGCGCAGCTGATGAGGCTTCCTGGGGCAGGGGCTCTGAATATGGGACCCTGACCTATAAATCTCAATCTGATCACGGATTGATTTCACTCTTCCAGATGACCTCTCGTGGTCAGATCAAG encodes:
- a CDS encoding universal stress protein; translation: MKFLLAIGSKEYSEPTLQIGSQIAKSFDAHLGIVYVGSKPRQIYESRVSLARDSLARWEIYHPGVEVLHWAFDYLRKSGYLEEKDENGFHPENIVEEASRFRLVLPGSYGRDVSLILREGDIIEELRKECGQDSYTLSIIGGSKGRRMAHNLLQYIPTSMFVAKDVDQKKKYKLLLCVDDSKATKRAVRFGATIAGNLDMHVNILTVSKTTRFGTGYSRAAKAAARYLQSNNVSHDQQFVTGDPVETFVEYAGDDHIIVMGDSGQSALKKFFTGSKPIRTLEKAVGPILVVR
- a CDS encoding SDR family oxidoreductase, whose protein sequence is MDVVEWQDRYGPWALVTGASSGIGAEFCRQLAAKGLNIILVARREDRLSQVAAEIEHNYAVETLTVVQDLAAGDATARVLSNVGERQIGVLVNNAGFGLVGRFHELDRHRHSEMVRLNCIVPVEITQAYLPQMVSLGRGAIIFLASTAAYQATPYFSLYGATKVFNRFLGEALWEEYRASGIDVMALSPGYTDTEFQKVAGMGDRSYGVGSVTSEEVVSTALNALGRVPSVIHGRQNRFLAFVQRFLPRRVILKMTGFIMRKMERTRK
- a CDS encoding class II glutamine amidotransferase — encoded protein: MCRFLAYKGAPILMDKLLYQPRNSLVTQSFRAREREEPLNGDGFGVGWYQPEIDTLPAVFLSVQPAWNNMNLRYLAPKIQSPCIIAHVRAATHGGVSETNSHPFHYGNLLCMHNGSIGGFRVIKRALRMRLSDGIYDWIKGETDSEHFFALFLEKLYQNGDSHETDDLVQALCETITELKELLNDHGITKPSFLNVVITDGNSVVATRYVSDHNMEPHTLYHSEGRCFECIDGVCRMTKGDPQDHAVLVVSEKLTDVSEDWNKVPPNHFVVVDKNLAISIHPVDE
- the thiI gene encoding tRNA uracil 4-sulfurtransferase ThiI; its protein translation is MRPSHILCHYSEIGLKGKNRRFFEDKLRNNIKKSLQRAAPDSFSSVRRLHGRILVKLTPESDALCPMMETALQNTFGLAYFAFVRKSKQDLDVLCRDALEAFDELEFDSFRITARRGGQEVPFSARKVNEVVGAHILERLKKKVNLGNPDATCFIDMFQAMAFVYTERIVARGGLPVSSSGKVVGMLSGGIDSPVAAYYAMKRGARVTFVHFHSMPYTTRASIDKVHELIQILNGFQYRAKLRLIELAPIQKEIMTETPARYRVIFYRRFMFRITEAVARRERAHAVVTGESLGQVASQTLENMDVIESVTAIPILRPLIGMDKQEIIDVARDIGTYETSILPDQDCCSLFVPERPATKARLADVAKAEEALDVEGLVNEALDTAELVNIP
- a CDS encoding EamA family transporter, yielding MTDSSISKPQAVSLLVVTALLWSTGGILVKSINLNPFAIAGARSLIAALVIMMKIRKPLFTWSPYQWGGAVTYAATVILYVVANKLTTAANVVLLMYTAPLSVIAFAPWFLGEKSSVRDWLAVLSVMTGIVIFFLDKLSPAGFWGNILAVLSGICFGWMTLFLRKQKRGSPVESVLLGNLIAAAVGMPFLLGSEIPPVEEIGLLLALGVLQLGVSYLLYSRAIKHVEAFQAVLFTMLEPILNPVWVFLLHGEQPGQWAIAGGILVLSTLAMHGLASSRSALSSSR